A window from Malassezia japonica chromosome 1, complete sequence encodes these proteins:
- a CDS encoding uncharacterized protein (BUSCO:EOG092604ML; COG:S; EggNog:ENOG503NWZB) — MAAGARDLAVFQPGRFEALYGVIQGVAEAAPRGAVGATDWYIHLERNRAALGSLGAVRPKSDAERREISQGKIVLDGHAQTLNADYVAQTLLLSDALGVSEVYAASLLQEGIAASARWARTPTEVAVLLYYREKLAVLACLKELAQCAYTLCLSSDADVLRQGIRMGRFVDSLLGEHATLVATLLDEVQAMEKERASVQSALQSAAGPTRLGDEIQLERLAWLTQAEQELGHILYLLALARRIAPSGLQRILDAAEKTELAKASSAMPLYLLTALLATLDTTPDNAAEWLARHAAAPLYTTEALWGDVSFLKNVHGRLTKTWPCEGLRRVLLLQWSLFLLEAMQQSSAIATQLGVSLDDVHALAHEALAPHDEHTALLFLLLRVLLFKHAPGDALDEDAASARALRAVDAEFQEHVLQQVEHLLLNTTSTLLPLLRKLQRAEEDAAFAAMRGARPGAPPPHRRYDIEALFDLIALLCADRPESGLPFWLGADRRLSRFLHWALDLREPGQQRALLDMLAALATGEQCAGHCNAFLEDAAGGERRLATWARLFDWIAHYVELFRTRGGSMPPEEMVLLRAFLRVLATVVRYSAAARDSLYLNSAYAPLARLFGLYACPVPVDLKAGILEALGAFAVQHHHASSSKILAELWDRLQQSGVVKAQKDGAAPAVYELESVEAAHFRYPGSTELVRFLTAILPASTSAGRAAALVSAAGHASAVGLPAPPPLVHSSAPYVAYVVDEVFLKASSRMYATPAERWEVSAACLDFMEHCLAQFPLAALLEEHVDHAALTALVRHPGFALVQRILSGTPLLRELFFFLAPDANSAGFEAVNGDRAQSPAFAHAVEQTLRIVLHIFRVQHVFLHLLLPALGDAGGALATAAGTSTAYIPLDVHLLHSHHVVVQIALYANCTHETIAYLGVRALAALARSATFQATDQFGTLRQRHALNRLVGIVEMTGETERVRGGLLAWLESAAPDVDVDADALTVPDGECVGHIQHAILDLLLENTGSSAAAPNLAHLLLGFDGEDLGPQSALLRTLLALVDSDGLAERVPMLAERVYAVLEQLCVAPYSSGATLRFLRAHDFFAAHLARLALRPSPIGGQVRGALVLTSGEAVQASAGSVLAWMRTDAHVLRLAALEVHALALNGQASRAAPLVRALLGVDADAELVQVLGVVRALWTDDREALADAITLTTPAALVAAQPEDAASGARVYDLSAVAQLLLAESGPKRSAEEHGQWLDQAKLVLQWAAAQNTRRSVGYARRGVLEAWREALGIVLAQGLALLPETRAPLLVDVLHASLPLLGTDGEEDARLAEISASGVLALLRALETHGDAPRMVGAAPDRVLSILRALLDAVLRPGTSAAARMDLYLALVCFTQMVGDGESALAQRTHGLLAAHAERLLDVLARDALDGAEVGQTVALTTLAHLVRYEPNAKRVPLGELLVQRGYLRSLVLHLQTLDVPLQEVLSPDPTSLNAQYVYEALLSFLSRVAQTRSGAQQLLDAHLFKVLARVDFVSLRPDANATHDALDDTGFLPAVAERYAALLTPLLQVVLGVLEHTQPTHARGPSPFTANAARQQALALLLAHQDAVLAALRSAAHPQAGVADAEQAALLVTILSSVLPAAEGHALDAMHTAVLTLAATYIGTPPASLLAPQTPLEREDAALFAPTLGGLLHYDVEPQTRASVFDAQAIRVVHRVVRALAQYLERASQGTTRAALVPTLRAARADGAARVVAAPTLGAAIAALGTQLTALTGVLQSWERVHAVLQSPESVRADEWSEIARDGLGDESPDARPAALRGLATVATQLRGDLEARLDTVEMLLVLLVRHLRLFLQPPRSPVDAPPSAAEPAALKEHAAPLLLPMVEKMELLTMPTSLADAQEHATFLQMAARTLAELLFRS; from the exons atggcggccggcgcgaggGACTTGGCCGTGTTCCAGCCAGGGCGCTTTGAAGCGCTGTATGGTGTGATTCAGGGAGTGGCggaggccgcgccgagaggcgcggtcggcgccACCGACTGGTACATCCATCTCGAGCGCaaccgcgcggcgcttgggtcgctcggcgccgtgcgcccgaaaagcgacgcggagcgccgcgagatcTCCCAAGGCAAGATTGTCCTCGACGGGCATGCGCAGACGCTGAATGCGGACTATGTCGCACAGACGCTGCTGCTCTcagacgcgctcggcgtgtcAGAGGTGTacgccgcctcgctccTCCAGGAAGGCatcgcggcgagcgcgcgctgggcgcgcACCCCGACCGAGGTCGCGGTGCTCCTCTACTACCGCGAGAAGCTCGCGGTGCTTGCGTGCctcaaggagctcgcgcagtgTGCGTACACGCTGTGCTTGAGCAGCGACGCAGACGTGCTGCGCCAAGGCATCCGCATGGGACGCTTTGTCGACagcctcctcggcgagcacgcgacgctcgtcgcgacgctcctgGACGAGGTCCAAGCGATGGAAAAGGAGCGCGCCAGTGTGCAGAGCGCACTGCAGAGCGCGGCCGGCCCGAcgcgtctcggcgacgaaatccagctcgagcgcctcgcgtggcttacgcaggccgagcaggagctcggccaCATTCTCtacctgctcgcgctcgcgcgccgcatcgcacccagcggcctgcagcgcatcctcgacgcggcggaaAAGAcggagctcgccaaggcgagcagcgccatgCCCCTCTACCTCCTgacggcgctcctcgcgacgctcgataCCACGCCCGACAATGCCGCGGAATggctcgcgcggcacgccgccgcgccgctgtacaccaccgaggcgctgtgGGGCGACGTGTCTTTCCTCAAGAacgtgcacggccgcctgACCAAGACGTGGCCGTGCGAGGGACTCCGgcgcgtcctcctcctccagTGGTCGCTCTTTTTGCTGGAGGCCATGCAGCAGTCGTCGGCGATCGCGACAcagctcggcgtgtcgctcgacgacgtccacgcactcgcgcacgaggcacttgcgccgcacgacgagcacaCTGCGCTGCTCTTTCTCCTCCTACGCGTCCTCCTGTTTAAGCacgcgccgggcgacgcgctcgacgaggacgcggcgagcgcacgcgcgctgcgcgccgtcgacgccgagttCCAGGAGCATGTCctgcagcaggtcgagcacctcTTGCTCAACACCACCAGCACCCTCCtgccgctcctgcgcaagctgcagcgcgccgaggaggacgcggcgtttgccgcgatgcgcggcgcacgccccggcgcgccgccgccccacCGCCGCTACGacatcgaggcgctgtTTGATCTGATCGCGCTCCTCTGCGCCGACCGCCCGGAGAGCGGCCTGCCCTtctggctcggcgcggaccGACGCCTGTCGCGCTTTCTGCACtgggcgctcgacctgcgcgagccggggcagcagcgcgcgttGCTCGACATGCTCGCTGCGTTGGCGACCGGCGAGCAGTGCGCCGGCCACTGCAACGCGTTcctcgaggacgcggccggcggcgagcggcgcctcgcgacgtgggcgcgcctctttgacTGGATCGCGCACTATGTCGAGCTCTttcgcacgcgcggcggctcgatGCCGCCGGAAGAGATGGTGCTCCTGCGCGCCTTTTTGCGCGTCCTCGCGACGGTGGTGCGCtacagcgcggcggcgcgcgactcgcTGTACCTCAACAGCGCCtatgcgccgctcgcgcgcctctttgggCTGTACGCGTGCCCGGTGCCGGTGGACCTCAAGGCGGgcatcctcgaggcgctcggcgcgtttGCCGTACAGCACCACcacgcgagctcgagcaagatcctcgccgagctctgGGACCGTCTGCAGCAGAGCGGCGTGGTCAAGGCGCAAAAAGACGGCGCGGCCCCGGCCGTGTacgagctcgagagcgtcgaggcggcgcacttTCGCTACCCCGGCTCgaccgagctcgtgcgcttcCTCACTGCGATTTtgcccgcctcgacgagcgcagggcgcgccgcggcgctcgtcagcgccgcgggccACGCGTCCGCGGTCGGCCTCCccgccccgccgccgctcgtgcacagcagcgcgccgtacgtGGCGTACGTCGTGGACGAGGTCTTTTTGAaggcgtcgtcgcgcatgtacgcgacgccggccgagcGCTGGGAGGTGtccgcggcgtgcctcgACTTTATGGAGCACTGCCTCGCGCAGTTcccgctcgcggcgctcctcgaggaacACGTCGaccacgcggcgctcaccgcgctcgtgcgccaccccggctttgcgctcgtgcagcgcatcctgagcggcacgccgctcctgcgcgagctcttCTTCTTCCTTGCGCCGGATGCAAATAGCGCGGGCTTCGAGGCGGTGAACGGCGACCGGGCGCAGTCGCCCGCGtttgcgcacgccgtcgagcagacgctgcgcatTGTGCTGCACATTTTCCGCGTGCAGCACGTCTTTTTGCACCTGCTCCTccccgcgctcggcgacgcgggcggcgcgctcgcaacggccgccggcacgagcaccgcgtACATTCCCCTCGACGTGCACCTCTTGCACAGCCACCATGTGGTGGTGCAGATTGCGCTCTACGCCAACTGCACGCACGAGACGATCGCGtacctcggcgtgcgtgcgctcgcggcgctcgcgcgcagcgccaccTTCCAAGCCACCGACCAGTTTGGCACGCTCCGCcagcgccacgcgctcAACCGCCTCGTGGGCATCGTCGAAATGACCGGCGAGAcggagcgcgtgcgtggcgGCCTCCTCGCGTGGCtcgagagcgccgcgccggacgTCGACGTGGACGCGGACGCGCTCACCGTGCCGGACGGTGAGTGCGTCGGCCACATCCAGCACGCGATCCTCGACTTGCTACTCGAGAATAccggcagcagcgccgcggcgccgaatcttgcgcacctgctcctcgggttcgacggcgaggaccTCGGGCCGCAGAGCGCActcctgcgcacgctcctcgcgcttgtCGACAGCGACGGActcgcggagcgcgtgccgatgctcgccgagcgcgtctacgcggtgctcgagcagctgtGTGTCGCGCCCTACTCGAgtggcgcgacgctgcgcttcctgcgcgcgcacgactttttcgcggcgcacctcgcgcgcctcgcgctgcgcccgtcgcCGATCGGGGGgcaggtgcgcggcgcgctaGTGCTGAccagcggcgaggcggtgcaggcgagcgcaggcagcgTCCTCGCGTGgatgcgcaccgacgcgcacgtcctgcgcctcgccgcgctcgaagtacacgcgctcgcgctcaaCGGCCaggcgagccgcgcggcgccgctcgtgcgcgcgctcctcggcgtcgacgccgacgcggagcTCGTCCAGGTGCTTGGcgtggtgcgtgcgctgtggaccgacgaccgcgaggcgctcgcggacgCCATCACACtcacgacgccggccgcgctcgtcgcggcgcagcccgaggacgcggcgagcggcgcgcgcgtctaCGACCTGTCGGccgttgcgcagctcctcctgGCCGAGAGCGGCCcgaagcgcagcgccgaggagcacggcCAGTGGCTCGACCAGGCCAAGCTCGTGCTGCAGTGGGCCGCCGCGCAAaacacgcgccgctcggtcggctacgcgcgccgcggcgtgctcgaggcgtggcgcgaggcgctcggcattgTCCTCGCCCAgggccttgcgctcctccccgagacgcgtgcgccgctgctggtcgacgtgctgcatGCCTCGCTCccgctcctcggcacggacggcgaggaggatgcgcgcctcgccgagatcaGTGCGAGCGGTGTCCTTGCCCtgctccgtgcgctcgagacgcacggcgacgcgccacgcatggtcggcgccgcgcctgaCCGGGTGCTGAGCAtcctgcgcgcgctcctcgacgccgtgctgcgccccgggacgagcgccgcggcgcgcatggaCCTgtacctcgcgctcgtctgCTTTACGCAGatggtcggcgacggcgagtcGGCGCTTGCCCAACGCACGCacggcctgctcgccgcgcacgccgagcgcctgctcgacgtgcttgcgcgcgacgcgctcgacggcgccgaggtcggccAGACGGTCGCCCTGAccacgctcgcgcacctcgtgcgGTACGAGCCGAATGcgaagcgcgtgccgctcggcgagctgctcgtccagcgcggctacctgcgctcgctcgtgctgcacctgcagacgctcgacgtaCCGCTGCAGGAAGTGCTGTCGCCCGACCCGACGTCGCTCAACGCGCAGTACGtgtacgaggcgctgctgtcCTTCCtctcgcgcgtcgcacagacgcgcagcggcgcgcagcagctcctcgacgcgcacctcTTCAAGGTgctggcgcgcgtcgactTTGTATCGCTGCGCCCCGACGCGAATGcgacgcacgacgcgctcgacgacacGGGCTTCCTCCcggcggtcgccgagcggtacgcggcgctcctcacgccgctcctgcaagtggtgctcggcgtgctggagcacacgcagccgacgcacgcccgcGGCCCGTCGCCGTTTACCGCaaacgccgcgcggcagcaggcgcttgcgctgctcctcgcgcaccaggacgcggtgctcgccgcgctgcgcagtgcCGCGCACCCCCAGGCGGGCGTCGcagacgccgagcaggccgcgctcctcgtgACGATCCTCTCGTCGGTGCTGCCTGCGGCCGAAgggcacgcgctcgatgcgatgcacacggccgtgctgacgctcgcggcgacgtacattggcacgccgcccgcgtcgctgcttgcgccccagacgccgctcgagcgcgaggacgcggcgctgtttgcaccgacgctcggcggcctgttGCACTACGATGTCGAGCcgcagacgcgcgcgagcgtctttGACGCGCAGGCGATCCGCGTGGTGCACCGcgtggtgcgtgcgcttgcgcagtacctcgagcgcgcgagccaaggcacgacgcgcgccgcgctcgtcccgacgctgcgcgcggcgcgtgccgacggcgcggcgcgtgtcgtggccgcgccgacgctcggtgcggcgatcgccgcgctcggcacgcagctcaCTGCGCTGACCGGCGTGCTGCAGAGCTGggagcgcgtgcacgccgtgctCCAGTCGCCCGAAAGTGTGCGGGCGGACGAGTGGAGCGAgattgcgcgcgacggactgggcgacgagtcgcccgacgcgcgccccgccgcgctgcgcggcctcgcgacggtcgcgacgcagctgcggggcgacctcgaggcgcggctcgacacggtcgaGATGCTCCTGGTGCTCCTGGTGCGCcacctgcgcctctttttgcagccgccgcgctcgccggtcgacgcgccgccgagcgccgccgagcccgcggcgctgaaggagcacgcggcgccgctgctcctTCCGATGGTCGAAAAGATGGAGTTGCTAACCATG CCtacgtcgctcgccgatgcACAGGAGCACGCCACCTTTTTGCAGATGgctgcgcgcacgctggcCGAGCTTTTGTTTCGCTCCTAG
- a CDS encoding uncharacterized protein (COG:K; TransMembrane:1 (o637-655i); EggNog:ENOG503P883), with protein sequence MGASELSTPVLPTFWEMPPSQRFDIGSETPEQSKQARRLGKTCGECRRQHLRCDFSAREDAAAAHAVRTGESPAAVRCTRCENRGVDCVQVNLSMSRYYPRPSRTGRRIELGRQLHGSTIYPDADEGDDSGLDSSHDLQTQRELSWPRIYLRLIKVFFCYTHAHFPFVVYERLAHAFNLAYGDFRLMAQYLNGTEADKEHPVICGGPTQMHIRQGSGNVECTPETLEVLFAVILAWAAHHIHLPFEALDPAIFTQMGHSSLVDAILADPELGYKRTAPVEVRSSADENTAGGPKRRVKRRQGVACDTCRLRRVRCDLMEQPAGSKACSRCRVKRIVCTDRYIQWKQQRDMQRRPAGGTGDTRTLPVAVTCVQLLPEIHEFEFDEQLPPATLGLSQQELLEYGMVRENVCNILINRALLLVHKYDLQHTCNTQSAQVLGLLASLLDYSRPEMAYDAQRAAVLHMSRLFPCIHIDLSGIEQSAEAEARMKDVFSARSQLTLWVRDAIFNVSHQRRPQLSAHWFMVGIRAPDAPDAQDDGLRPLNLDDIKGYMREDLPESTALCLIFCSTTHLGSIAHHLFRDVMAPLSEQLSLPSLAQVETIATACHAIWDDLYTVEQSHRLFTSRARLRLPQLRAISVLHWTTMVYCLIFVPYHALSRRLRDWFVTNNSHLARGNSSGEERARVLEAMRRLFQESQEKTLCYCRVIAYLARNQLSTGLIHRASSLTRQLFRVAQYLARSPAVDGTAESEQDSEAYRPDSHSVASVDFLLNPPEGHKPEILPAPSPHDTTTSIIYPDLALSVPLSRHLAPYTREAKRREVDWCIEALGQIGYAFPGLDTEIRRIVDIVQAMS encoded by the exons ATGGGAGCGTCCGAGCTGAGCACCCCGGTATTGCCGACCTTTTGGGAGATGCCGCCGTCCCAGCGCTTCGACATCGGTTCTGAAACGCCCGAACAGTCGAAGCAGGCCCGGAGACTGGGAAAG ACGTGCGGCGAGTGCCGGAGACAGCACCTGCGGTGCGACTTCTccgcgcgcgaggatgcggcggcggcgcatgcggtGCGCACAGGCGAATCTcccgcggccgtgcgctgcacgcggtGCGAGAACCGCGGCGTGGACTGTGTGCAGGTGAACCTGTCCATGTCGCGCTACTATCCCCGGCCTAGCCGTaccgggcggcgcatcgagcttGGGCGCCAGCTGCACGGCTCGACGATATAccccgacgccgacgagggcgacgacAGCGGCCTGGACAGCTCGCATGACCTCCAGACCCAGCGTGAGCTGAGCTGGCCACGGATTTACCTGCGGCTAATCAAGGTGTTCTTTTGCTACACGCACGCGCACTTTCCGTTTGTCGTATACGAGCGTCTTGCTCATGCCTTTAATCTCGCGTACGGCGACTTTCGGCTCATGGCCCAGTACCTCAATGGTACCGAGGCCGACAAGGAGCACCCGGTGATCTGCGGCGGGCCGACGCAGATGCACATCCGCCAGGGCAGCGGGAATGTCGAGTGCACGCCAGAGACACTCGAAGTGCTTTTCGCGGTGATCCTTGCGTGGGCTGCGCACCACATCCACCTCCCTTTTGAGGCGCTGGACCCGGCCATATTTACGCAGATGGGCCACTCGTCGCTTGTCGACGCGATCCTCGCGGATCCGGAGCTCGGGTACAAGCGGACGGCCCCCGTCGAGGTCCGCTCGTCGGCCGACGAGAacacggccggcggccccaagcgccgcgtcaagcgccgccagggcgtcgcgtgcgatacgtgccgcctgcgccgcgtgcgctgcgacCTGATGGAGCAGCCGGCGGGGTCGAAagcgtgctcgcgctgccgcgTGAAGCGCATCGTCTGCACCGACCGCTACATCCAGTGgaagcagcagcgcgacatGCAGCGGCGCCCCGCCGGCGGGAcgggcgacacgcgcacgctcccGGTCGCGGTGACCTGCGTGCAGCTCCTCCCCGAGATCCACGAGTTTGAGTTTGACGAGCAGCTCCCTCCCGCGACGCTCGGACTTTCGCAGCAGGAACTGCTTGAGTACGGCATGGTGCGCGAAAACGTGTGCAATATCCTAATTaaccgcgcgctgctgctcgtgcaCAAGTACGACCTGCAGCACACGTGCAACACACAGAGCGCGCaggtgctcggcctgctggCCAGCCTGCTCGACTACTCGCGTCCGGAAATGGCGTacgatgcgcagcgtgctgcgGTGCTGCACATGAGCCGGCTCTTTCCGTGCATCCACATCGACCTGTCCGGCATCGAGCAGtctgccgaggccgaggcgcgcatgaAGGACGTCTTTTCGGCACGGTCGCAGCTGACCCTGTGGGTGCGCGATGCCATCTTTAATGTGTCACACCAGCGCCGGCCGCAGCTTTCTGCGCACTGGTTCATGGTCGGCATTCGTGCGCCGGACGCACCGGACGCGCAAGACgacggcctgcgcccgctGAACCTGGACGACATCAAAGGCTACATGCGCGAGGACCTGCCCGAGTCGACCGCCCTGTGTCTCATTTTTTGCTCGACGACACACCTCGGCAGCATTGCGCACCACCTCTTTCGCGATGTGATGGCACCGCTCTCGGAGCAGCTCTCGCTCCCGAGCCTCGCCCAAGTCGAGACGATCGCCACCGCGTGCCACGCCATATGGGACGATCTGTACACGGTCGAGCAGTCGCACCGCCTCTTtacgtcgcgtgcgcgcctccGCCTGCCACAGCTGCGCGCGATCAGCGTGCTGCACTGGACGACGATGGTGTACTGCCTGATCTTTGTCCCGTACCACGCGCTctcgcggcgcctgcgcgactgGTTCGTGACCAACAACTcgcaccttgcgcgcgGCAACTCCTcgggcgaggagcgcgcgcgggtgctcgaggcgatgcgccgcctcttTCAAGAAAGCCAAGAAAAGACGCTGTGCTACTGCCGCGTGATTGCCTACCTCGCGCGCAACCAGCTCTCCACCGGTCTGATCcaccgcgcctcgtcgctcacGCGCCAGCTCTTTCGCGTGGCGCAGTACCTCGCGCGGTCGCCCGCAGTCGACGGCACGGCCGAGTCCGAGCAGGACTCCGAGGCGTACCGCCCCGACTCGCACTCGGTTGCGAGCGTCGACTTTTTGCTGAACCCCCCGGAGGGGCACAAGCCCGAAATTCTTCCGGCACCATCGCCGCACGacacgacgacgagcatcATCTATCCCGACCTGGCGCTGAGTGTGCCGCTGTCGCGCCATCTCGCACCATACACACGTGAGgcgaagcgccgcgaggtcgactggtgcatcgaggcgctcggccagaTTGGCTACGCGTTCCCGGGCCTCGACACGGAAATCCGCCGGATCGTGGATATCGTGCAGGCGATGAGCTAA
- a CDS encoding uncharacterized protein (COG:S; EggNog:ENOG503P8NU), with translation MAWSGTARAASRARFAPLPVYIGPLDSVSNLRPVVYGAAEDRRRSAAATHPYSLSEFSVKDTGRPRGPLAQYTQRLAARLEAAQLQARLQTMWLDQFNQRFWTDNNTRFQQAVAEYEHAAGLVVGEAPLEQVAPFYRAWLATNAARLRSYNRTLWLSTARVVTAQAHYTLLRWYARSVASLAGMR, from the coding sequence ATGGCGTggagcggcacggcgcgcgcggcatcgcGGGCGCGATTTGCACCCTTGCCGGTATACATCGGGCCCCTGGACAGCGTGTCGAACCTCCGGCCGGTGGTCTATGGTGCGGCCGAGGACCGCCGccggagcgcggcggcaacGCACCCCTACTCCCTTTCGGAGTTTTCGGTTAAAGACACTGGACGGCCGCGTGGGCCGCTCGCACAGTACActcagcgcctcgcggcgcgcctcgaagCGGCACAGCTGCAGGCGCGACTGCAGACCATGTGGCTCGACCAGTTCAACCAGCGCTTCTGGACCGACAACAACACGCGCTTCCAGCAGGCCGTCGCCGAGTacgagcacgcggcgggGCTCGTCgtgggcgaggcgccgctcgagcaggtcgcgccGTTCTATCGCGCGTGGCTCGCGAcaaacgccgcgcgcctccgCAGCTACAACCGGACCCTGTGGCtatcgacggcgcgcgtggtCACGGCACAGGCGCACTATACCCTGCTTCGTTGGTATGCTCGTTCGGTCGCTTCCTTGGCCGGAATGCGATAA
- a CDS encoding uncharacterized protein (EggNog:ENOG503P6WZ; COG:S), translating to MSGAGRGGRGGRGGALGLYQANGIVYTEAPLDDEDGVPVFETPSTLERAIAQRQLGVLRRQPDSPYWARQPPPRADEREMPRYTDRYHPDRQKTACAASLLEHAPLQKSVFPPQLFAQFTSTEAKRVRHAPASRRAQIDWDNLHAEEKRTGDGEEEAAPESDEEDIGEYEDEDEDDYAQNYFDNGEDDEDGDHEDGGDEAAFD from the coding sequence ATGAGCggtgccgggcgcggcgggcgcggtgggcgcggcggcgcgctgggcctGTACCAGGCGAATGGAATCGTGTataccgaggcgccgctcgacgacgaggacggtGTGCCGGTCTTTGAGACGCCCTCGACACTTGAGCGTGCGattgcgcagcggcagctcggcgtgctgcggcggcagccTGACTCGCCCTACTGGGCGCGGCAGCCCCCCCCCCGTgcggacgagcgcgagatgcCGCGGTATACCGACCGATACCACCCCGACCGGCAAAAGACGGCGtgtgccgcgtcgctgcttgAGCACGCCCCCCTGCAAAAGAGTGTCTTCCCCCCCcagctctttgcgcagtTTACGAGCACGGAGGCGAAGCGTGTGCGCCATgcgcccgcctcgcggcgtgcgcagatTGACTGGGACAATCTGCATGCGGAAGAGAAGCGTACTGGCGATGGCGAGGAAGAGgccgcgcccgagtcggacgaggaggacatTGGCGAGTacgaggacgaagacgaggacgacTACGCGCAAAACTACTTTGACAAtggcgaggacgacgaggacggcgaccacgaggacggcggcgacgaggccgctTTTGATTAG